TTCAGTAGTTATATTAAATTTATCACAAAATTTACAACGTTTTCGTAAAAAGTATAAAACAAAAAAAAGCGAGAAATAAATCTCGCTTTTTTTAAAATTTTATATCAATTGATTATTCAACAGTAACCGATTTTGCTAAATTTCTAGGCTGATCAACATTACAACCTCTCATAACAGCAATATGATAAGAAAGAAGCTGTAAAGGTATTGTAGTTATTAACGGTGATAAAGCATCAGATGTTTCTGGAATTTCAATAACATAATCTGCTAATTCACGAACCTGAGTATCTCCTTTAGTTACAACTGCAATAATCTTACCACTTCTAGATTTAATTTCCTGAATATTACTTACAATTTTATCGTAATGTCCTTGTTTTGGAGCAATTACAATAACAGGCATCAATTCATCAATTAATGCAATTGGACCGTGTTTCATTTCAGCAGCAGGATAACCTTCAGCATGTATATACGAAATCTCTTTAAGCTTCAAAGCACCTTCAAGCGCAACTGGAAAATTATATCCACGCCCTAAGTATAAGCAATTTGGAGCATTTTTGAAAATAGCTGCAATCTCCATTGCTTTTTCATTAGTCTCCAATGCTTCTTTCACCTTCTCTGGAATAATCTCTAATTCCTGAAGATAGGTATGAAAATCAGACTGTGTCAAAGTACCTTTAGCTTTAGCTAAACGCAATGCCAACATTGTTAAAACGGTAATTTGAGTTGTGAAAGCTTTAGTTGAAGCTACACCAATTTCTGGCCCTGCATGGGTATAAGCTCCAGCATGAGATTCTCTCGAAATAGAAGAACCTACTACATTACATACACCAAAAACAAATGCTCCATGATCTTTTGCTAATTTAATAGCAGCCATAGTATCGGCAGTTTCACCTGATTGCGAAATCGCTATAACAACATCTTTACTGTTTATAATTGGATTTCTATATCTAAATTCAGATGCATATTCTACTTCAACAGGGATTCTGGCAAATTCTTCAATAACATATTCAGCAACCAAACCTGCATGCCATGAAGTTCCACAGGCAACAATTATGATTCGATCTGCATTCAAAAACTTCTCAATATTATCTTCAACACCTGCCATTTGAATAATACCTTCATTGGCGTGCAATCTTCCTCTATAGGTATCTTTAATTACACTAGGCTGCTCGTAAATTTCTTTTAACATGAAATGATCGTAACCTCCTTTTTCAATTTGCTCCAAATTCATTTGAAGTTCTTGAATATAAGGATCTACAATAGAATCGTCTTTGATCTTACGAACTTTCATCGCTTTATGCAATCTTATGTTAGCCATTTCGCCGTCTTCAAGATACACAGCATTTGAAGTGTACTCAATGAAAGGAGAAGCATCTGAAGCTATAAAATACTCACCTTCACCAATTCCTATAGCTAAAGGACTTCCAAGTCTTGCAGCAACTATTTCGTTAGGTGTTTTTTTATCAAAAACGGCAATTGCATAAGCTCCTACAACTTGATTTAAGGCCACCTGAACAGCTTTTCCTAATTTTAAGTTCTCCTTTTTTTGAACCTCTTCAATAAGGTTAATTAAAACCTCAGAATCAGTATCAGAACTAAAAGTATACCCCCTTTTTATTAATTCAACTTTCAAAGGAGCATAATTTTCTATAATCCCGTTATGAATAATTACTAAATCTCCAGAATTTGAAACATGAGGATGCGAATTTACATCATTTGGAACTCCATGGGTTGCCCAACGAGTATGTCCAATTCCAATCGATCCATTTGTCGTGATTTCGTTTTGAGCTTTAACTTCAAGATCTGAAACTTTACCCTTGGTTTTTGATAATTTTACAGACTCTCCATCATACAACATTACTCCTGCACTATCATATCCACGATATTCCAATCTTTTAAGACCTTTTATTACAATAGGATAAGCTTCTCTATAACCAATATACCCAACAATTCCACACATAGTTTTTCTTAATTAGCTTTAGTATAATAAACTACAAATTTTAATCTCTTTTTTTCATCTGCGACATTATTACCGTAGACAATAGTACCTAATGGATTCATAACGGAAGCCATAGGAACTTTAAACGGTGATTGCGTTTTATCTCTTAACGAATAAAAGGCAGATTTATTAATGTTTTCTGTAACAACTAATCCTAAATCTACATTAGTTGAATCTGTATTTTTCACAAGACTTCTAATATAATTAGTAATTCTAAATTTATAATAGTATCCACCACCATTCGCATCTGTATCTTTATTGATAATTCCTCCAAAAACAAATTTATCATTTTTAGGGTTACTAGCAGCTGAATTATCAAGATAATCGATCAATATTTGCTTGTTTGTAAAATCATATAAATAAATTCTTTGAGGTATAGGATTATTACCCATAGCCTCTGAATTTAAATGAAAAATTAAATCAGCTTCATTAATAAGATATTTATTTCTCCTCATGTCATCCAGTTCATCAGGCACACCATTTGGCGCTTCACTCAATTCTAATCCATGATTATCAATTGCACTAAATAATTTCAAGACAGACATTGAACCTTCACCTCCCTTTAAATATAAATTATCATCACCATTTGCTTTATAAGTTTCATCAGGATTAATAGGCGTACTATCAGTATAGTCTTGATTAGGATTACTTTGATCCAGCAAACTAACCGTATTACCACTTAATTGTATAACCAATGTTTTTTCTGTTATAACTTCACTAATAGTCTCATTATAAGTAATTGTAATTTTTCCTCCTTTAAAATTAAGCATTGCCATATTACCTTCAGCATCTATGTTTTCAATATCGAAAAACAAACCTCTAAAATACTCTTTAAAAGCAGCATTATTAGCCAAGGAGGCATCAGACGCTTTTAATATTTTATTTTGAAAAAAAGCGGTATTCAAATTCAACTTCATCCCAGGAACAGTTCTAGAAGTTACAACATTATCAACATCTTTTACCACAATTTCTTTAGGATCAAAAAAGAACACTTTATCATTAACCAAATCTGCAGAACTATCATACAATAAATCTCCCTTTTGGGTAAAAAACTCAGAATATTGATTTGTATAATATTTTTGAGGCTGAGTTAATTGTTCTTCTGGATCCAAATCTCTCATATAGTAATTAGATTCATATATCTTCAGATTCATTTTGGCCTTACTTGGTCCATAAATAGAATCCAACTCATAGGTATTACCATCAGCATTTGAACCCGTTAGAGTACTAAAATAAGGGATTGTCAATACTGCACTTACTATTACAGCACTTTCATCAATATCAGGAGCCACAGTTGCCAAAGCCACTTGAGTTACAAAATTTGCTTTGGTTGTACCAAAGGAAGAATTCTTATAAACACCTAAAGGATTAATATCCATATTATTAGACTGAATTGGTCCTATTTTTTGGTTATACCCAACAACAGGAAATTCTTCTTTTTTTATACCAAAAGAATTATCACCTATAAGATCTTCACCAATAACATTAAATTCTTTGTCACACGAATTAAAAAGAACAATAAAAAAAAGGAAAGGAATTATTTTAAAAAAAGAATTTCTAAGCATATTTATTCGTAAAAGATTGATTTATAACAACATATTTTGATAGAATTCGGTATAAGCCACCGCAAATTCGTCCTTAAATTTCAAAGGTAAAAAAGGTTTATTTGAAGATTCTATAAATTTTGTTAAACTTGGAGAGAGTCCATCTGAAGCAATAATAACCGCATCAGAATTTCGAACAGTGGTTTTTATAATATTTTCATAATTGGGAACTTCTAATTCAGCAATAGCTTCGTCAGGTATTCCATCAAAACGAACTTTATTAATCATTTCAGGATCTAAAGTTCCGTCGAAAGACTGACTATAAACAGAAGTCACTATCTTAGTATCCGAAAATAATGCTTCATTTTTATAAAAATGCTTCATATAAACAGGCAACATAGCAGCCATCCAACCGTGAACGTGAATAATATCCGGAACCCAGTTTAATTTTTTAACAGTCTCAACAACTCCTTTTGCAAAAAAGATAGCGCGCTCATCATTATCTGGATACATTACCCCTTCCTCATCAGCAAAAGTAGCCTTTCTCTTAAAATATTCTTCGTTATCAATAAAATAAACTTGTATTCTTTCTTTCGGAATAGAAGCTACCTTAATAATAAGAGGCATATCCAAATCATTCACCACCAAATTCATTCCTGAAAGTCTAATCACTTCATGTAATTGGTGTCTTCTCTCGTTAATATTTCCATACCTTGGCATAAATATTCTAATTTGCCCTCCTTGATCATTAATCATTTTTGGTACGTCATAAGACATTAATGAAACCTCATTTTCAGCGAGATAAGGTACAACTTCAGATGATACATATAATATCCTCTTATCTTTCATAATATAAATTGATTAATTATTGGCAATAAAAACCACGCAAAATTACAAAAATTTATGCAGTTATGGACTAAAATATTAAGTTTGCACCTAATTTAAACAAAACTGTCATGCAAATTTTCGATAGAAAAACAGCTTTAATGGACTATCTAAGCTCCATAAAGACTACAAATTCTTCAATTGGATTTGTCCCAACTATGGGTGCTTTGCACAAAGGTCATCAGTCACTAATGATACAATCCACTCAGGAAAATGACATAACTGTTGTAAGTATTTTTGTAAATCCAACACAATTTAACAATCCAGAAGATTTAGAAAAATATCCTCGCACTTTAGATGATGATATTGTCAAAATAGCTCAGATAAATTCAAATATTATTGTTTTTGCGCCTACTGTTGAAGACATGTATGAAGGAAAAACCTTGTCACATTCTTTTGATTTTGATGGTTTGGAAAATAAAATGGAAGGAAAATTTAGACCAGGTCATTTTGACGGAGTTGGCACCATTGTAAAACTACTTTTCGAAATTGTACAACCAACAAATGCGTATTTTGGGGAAAAAGATTTTCAACAAGTACAAATTGTAAAGAAAATGGTAGAAAAAAGCCATTTACCAGTATCTATAGTTATGTGTCCTATTTTGAGAGAAACCAATAACTTAGCTATGAGTTCTCGAAATGAACGCTTAACTTTGCAAGAAAGAGATGAAGCTAGTATCATATATCAAACACTAAAAGGTGCCAAAGAGAAATTCGCAAATAATAGCGCAAAAGAAACAACTCAATGGGTTGAAAATGAATTAAATAAAAACAAAAAATTCACTTTAGAATACTTTGAAATTGCTGACGAAGACACTCTTTCAACCTGCGTTCTAAAAGATAAAAATAAAAAATATCGAGCGTTTATTGCTGTATTTATAAACAATGTACGCTTAATAGACACTATTTCATTAAATTAAAAATACCATGCAAATTCAAGTTGTTAAATCAAAAATTCACCGCGTAAAAGTCACAGGAGCCGACTTAAATTACATCGGAAGTATCACTATAGATGAAGCATTATTAGAAGCATCAAATATAATTGAGGGAGAAAAAGTATCCATTGTAAATATTAATAATGGAGAACGATTCGATACGTATGCAATTGTTGGAGAAAGAAATTCAGGAATTATCACCTTGAATGGTCCAGCAGCGCGAAAGGTTCAAAAGGATGATATTATTATCATTATTTCATATGCCACATTAGAATTTGAAGAAGCAAAAACATTCAAACCTTGGATTGTTTTCCCTAATGAAAACGACAACTCATTAACATAATAGTTTCTCTATTTCATCTTTCACAATACAATAATAATTGTTTATATTGCTACACTATTTCTTATAAATAACCAATCCATCCCAAATGAAACATTTATTAATAGTATTCCTTGCCTTTTTTTCCGTTTCTTGTTTTGCACAAATAAAAACCATCAGTTTTAACTCTGATAAACTGAAAGAGAAGAGAGAGCTTTATATCTCATTACCTGCTTCCTATGAAAAAAACCCAACAAAACAATATCCTTTGTTGGTTATATTAGATGGTGACTATTTATTAAATCCCTTTATTGGTGCTTTGACATATGGCTCCTATTGGGATGATTTACCAGAAGTGATTATTGTTGGAATTAGCCAAAATAAAAATGATCAAAGAACAATAGATTGTGGCGTAGATCCAGTAACTGGATTGCCTGATGGTAAAAGTGTAGATTTTTTCGATTTTATTTCTCTTGAACTTATTCCTATGATTCAAAGCGAATATAGAACAACCAATTTTAAAATCATTGCAGGACATGATACTACTGCAGCTTTTTTAAATTTCTTTTTATATAAAGACAAACCACTCTTTAACGCTTACATCTCTTTAAGCCCAGAATTGCCAATAAATATGGAAGATTCGATGCCCGATATACTTGCCGGATCTAAACTTCCAATTTTTTATTATTTATCGACCGCAGATGGCGATGATAGAAAAATGCAAGAAAGAATTAAAAATTTCGACACAAGTGTAAAAGAAATTAAAAATCCTGAATTGAATTATAAATTCGAGCATTTTATAGACGCCTCTCATTACTCACTTGTTTTGCATTCGATCCCTTCGGCACTCTATCAAATTTTTGGAGCAGCAGAACCAATATCTGTTAATGAATATAACACTAAAATTGTAACTCTTAAAGAAGGCTATGTAGATTATTTGAAAAAAAAATATGATATTATTGAAAATTCATTTGGTATAAAAAGTGCAATAAGAATCAATGATTTTAAGGCAATTGAAGCAGCGATACTAGAAAACAAAGATTACAACGAATTAGATGCCTTAGCAATTCTTGCTGACAAAAATTACCCTAAAAGTATGTTGGGAGATTATGAATTAGCAACAATGTTTGAAAAAAAAGGGGACAACCCAAGAGCAGTTCGCTATTATATGTCGGGATTTAATAAAGACGAAATTGCTGATCTGACTAAAGACATGATGTTTGCTAAAGCCGAAGAATTAAAAAAGACATTCGCTAAAAAACCAAAAATCAAAGGAAAAGTAGGTCAAGACACTTCAACTGATGTGCAAACAGAGGTTCCTGCAACAGATGTTCCTGCAACGGATGCTCCCGCTAGCGAAGAACCAAAAAAAGAATAATGGCCAACAAAGTAAAAACAACTTTTTTTTGCCAGAATTGTGGTGCTCAATATGCCAAATGGCAGGGCCAGTGCAATTCCTGTAAAGAATGGAATACTATTGCCGAAGAAATTATACAAAAACAGGAAAAAGTAGCTTGGAAAAGTGAATCTTCCTCCACAAGTAAAGCTCCAAAACCTTTACGTATTAATGAAATTGACAGTGCCGAGGAAATTCGCCTTGACACTACCGATAACGAATTGAATAGAGTTTTAGGAGGAGGAATAGTTCCTGGATCATTAATCCTTTTGGGAGGGGAACCTGGTATTGGAAAAAGTACTCTTCTGCTACAAATTTCTTTAAAATTACCTTATAAAACGCTTTATGTTTCGGGTGAGGAAAGTCAAAAGCAAATTAAAATGCGTGCCGAACGCATCACTCCAAACGGAGACAATTGCTATATTCTTACTGAAACCAAAACGCAGAATATCTTCAAGCAAATTGAAACTATTCAGCCCGAAATTGTCATAATCGATTCTATTCAGACTTTGCATACCGATTATATTGAATCTTCGGCTGGAAGTATTTCACAAATTCGGGAAACCACTGCCGAACTGATCAAGTTTGCTAAAGAAACCAATATTCCTGTAATT
The Flavobacterium sp. 5 DNA segment above includes these coding regions:
- a CDS encoding DUF4270 domain-containing protein, whose protein sequence is MLRNSFFKIIPFLFFIVLFNSCDKEFNVIGEDLIGDNSFGIKKEEFPVVGYNQKIGPIQSNNMDINPLGVYKNSSFGTTKANFVTQVALATVAPDIDESAVIVSAVLTIPYFSTLTGSNADGNTYELDSIYGPSKAKMNLKIYESNYYMRDLDPEEQLTQPQKYYTNQYSEFFTQKGDLLYDSSADLVNDKVFFFDPKEIVVKDVDNVVTSRTVPGMKLNLNTAFFQNKILKASDASLANNAAFKEYFRGLFFDIENIDAEGNMAMLNFKGGKITITYNETISEVITEKTLVIQLSGNTVSLLDQSNPNQDYTDSTPINPDETYKANGDDNLYLKGGEGSMSVLKLFSAIDNHGLELSEAPNGVPDELDDMRRNKYLINEADLIFHLNSEAMGNNPIPQRIYLYDFTNKQILIDYLDNSAASNPKNDKFVFGGIINKDTDANGGGYYYKFRITNYIRSLVKNTDSTNVDLGLVVTENINKSAFYSLRDKTQSPFKVPMASVMNPLGTIVYGNNVADEKKRLKFVVYYTKAN
- a CDS encoding alpha/beta hydrolase, with product MKHLLIVFLAFFSVSCFAQIKTISFNSDKLKEKRELYISLPASYEKNPTKQYPLLVILDGDYLLNPFIGALTYGSYWDDLPEVIIVGISQNKNDQRTIDCGVDPVTGLPDGKSVDFFDFISLELIPMIQSEYRTTNFKIIAGHDTTAAFLNFFLYKDKPLFNAYISLSPELPINMEDSMPDILAGSKLPIFYYLSTADGDDRKMQERIKNFDTSVKEIKNPELNYKFEHFIDASHYSLVLHSIPSALYQIFGAAEPISVNEYNTKIVTLKEGYVDYLKKKYDIIENSFGIKSAIRINDFKAIEAAILENKDYNELDALAILADKNYPKSMLGDYELATMFEKKGDNPRAVRYYMSGFNKDEIADLTKDMMFAKAEELKKTFAKKPKIKGKVGQDTSTDVQTEVPATDVPATDAPASEEPKKE
- the panD gene encoding aspartate 1-decarboxylase, with product MQIQVVKSKIHRVKVTGADLNYIGSITIDEALLEASNIIEGEKVSIVNINNGERFDTYAIVGERNSGIITLNGPAARKVQKDDIIIIISYATLEFEEAKTFKPWIVFPNENDNSLT
- the glmS gene encoding glutamine--fructose-6-phosphate transaminase (isomerizing), whose translation is MCGIVGYIGYREAYPIVIKGLKRLEYRGYDSAGVMLYDGESVKLSKTKGKVSDLEVKAQNEITTNGSIGIGHTRWATHGVPNDVNSHPHVSNSGDLVIIHNGIIENYAPLKVELIKRGYTFSSDTDSEVLINLIEEVQKKENLKLGKAVQVALNQVVGAYAIAVFDKKTPNEIVAARLGSPLAIGIGEGEYFIASDASPFIEYTSNAVYLEDGEMANIRLHKAMKVRKIKDDSIVDPYIQELQMNLEQIEKGGYDHFMLKEIYEQPSVIKDTYRGRLHANEGIIQMAGVEDNIEKFLNADRIIIVACGTSWHAGLVAEYVIEEFARIPVEVEYASEFRYRNPIINSKDVVIAISQSGETADTMAAIKLAKDHGAFVFGVCNVVGSSISRESHAGAYTHAGPEIGVASTKAFTTQITVLTMLALRLAKAKGTLTQSDFHTYLQELEIIPEKVKEALETNEKAMEIAAIFKNAPNCLYLGRGYNFPVALEGALKLKEISYIHAEGYPAAEMKHGPIALIDELMPVIVIAPKQGHYDKIVSNIQEIKSRSGKIIAVVTKGDTQVRELADYVIEIPETSDALSPLITTIPLQLLSYHIAVMRGCNVDQPRNLAKSVTVE
- the panC gene encoding pantoate--beta-alanine ligase — translated: MQIFDRKTALMDYLSSIKTTNSSIGFVPTMGALHKGHQSLMIQSTQENDITVVSIFVNPTQFNNPEDLEKYPRTLDDDIVKIAQINSNIIVFAPTVEDMYEGKTLSHSFDFDGLENKMEGKFRPGHFDGVGTIVKLLFEIVQPTNAYFGEKDFQQVQIVKKMVEKSHLPVSIVMCPILRETNNLAMSSRNERLTLQERDEASIIYQTLKGAKEKFANNSAKETTQWVENELNKNKKFTLEYFEIADEDTLSTCVLKDKNKKYRAFIAVFINNVRLIDTISLN
- a CDS encoding glycogen/starch synthase: MKDKRILYVSSEVVPYLAENEVSLMSYDVPKMINDQGGQIRIFMPRYGNINERRHQLHEVIRLSGMNLVVNDLDMPLIIKVASIPKERIQVYFIDNEEYFKRKATFADEEGVMYPDNDERAIFFAKGVVETVKKLNWVPDIIHVHGWMAAMLPVYMKHFYKNEALFSDTKIVTSVYSQSFDGTLDPEMINKVRFDGIPDEAIAELEVPNYENIIKTTVRNSDAVIIASDGLSPSLTKFIESSNKPFLPLKFKDEFAVAYTEFYQNMLL